A genomic region of Magnolia sinica isolate HGM2019 chromosome 6, MsV1, whole genome shotgun sequence contains the following coding sequences:
- the LOC131248489 gene encoding uncharacterized protein LOC131248489 isoform X5, protein MEILTSPSPLFPFLKSPSNSPTHSTLKVSRVSIKSPPPEFDYRSEIGDNTRSAVAAMHPELLDLVEKGRLVLIEKRRFGPVPSWRNAFVEPEAIWLVGTSHISEESAADVERVVRAVRPESVVVELCRSRAGIMYVSDDDERLPLLRSNMFSLSGARFWGAIGRSINLGGQTALALRLLLAVFSSKISSNSNRPFGDEFRAARRSSEEIGAQIVLGDRPIEITLGRAWSSLKWSEKLSLVLSILRGISSPSLDASGSNLKYLAWSLKRSKAVNKSKSVVGVIGRGHMNGVIYALVSDQGDLRFRDLVGQRPFGDGSNGWIKTILKSLIRDTVIGIIAWVLFEQLKTALL, encoded by the exons ATGGAAATCCTTACGTCTCCTTCTCCTCTTTTCCCCTTCCTCAAATCCCCCTCCAATTCACCAACGCACTCAACCCTAAAAGTTTCTAGGGTTTCCATAAAGTCACCTCCTCCGGAATTCGACTACAGGTCTGAGATCGGCGACAACACTCGTTCCGCTGTCGCTGCGATGCATCCAGAGCTGCTGGATCTGGTCGAGAAGGGGAGATTGGTCCTGATCGAGAAGCGACGGTTCGGCCCCGTCCCTAGCTGGAGGAATGCGTTTGTCGAGCCTGAGGCAATCTGGTTGGTCGGGACTTCCCACATATCGGAAGAATCTGCTGCCGATGTCGAGCGTGTCGTGAGGGCGGTGAGGCCAGAGAGCGTTGTTGTGGAGCTTTGCCGAAGCAG AGCTGGGATAATGTATGTTTCTGATGATGATGAGCGCCTCCCGCTTTTGAGGTCAAATATGTTCTCTTTGAGTGGGGCAAGGTTCTGGGGGGCAATCGGTCGCAGCATAAATTTGG GGGGCCAAACTGCTCTTGCTTTACGGTTGCTTCTGGCagttttttcttcaaaaatctcTTCCAATTCCAACCGGCCTTTTGGAGATGAG TTTCGTGCTGCTCGGAGATCATCTGAAGAGATTGGAGCTCAAATAGTATTGGGGGATCGGCCAATTGAAATAACT CTAGGAAGGGCTTGGAGCTCTCTCAAATGGAGTGAGAAACTAAGTTTGGTTCTCTCAATTCTTCGAGGCATAAGTTCTCCATCATTAGATGCCTCTGGGAGCAATTTGAAG TACCTTGCATGGTCTCTGAAGAGGAGCAAAGCTGTAAATAAAAGCAAGAGCGTGGTTGGGGTCATCGGAAGAGGCCACATGAATGGAGTCATATATGCATTAGTGTCAGATCAAGGAGACTTGCGCTTTCGCGATCTTGTTGGTCAGAGGCCATTTGGTGATGGTTCTAATGGCTGGATCAAGACCATTCTCAAAAGTTTAATTCGAGACACTGTGATAGGCATCATCGCTTGGGTACTCTTTGAACAGCTCAAGACTGCACTATTATAG
- the LOC131248489 gene encoding uncharacterized protein LOC131248489 isoform X6 produces MYVSDDDERLPLLRSNMFSLSGARFWGAIGRSINLGGQTALALRLLLAVFSSKISSNSNRPFGDEFRAARRSSEEIGAQIVLGDRPIEITLGRAWSSLKWSEKLSLVLSILRGISSPSLDASGSNLKDQEMEGSPFQLYELLSFSYPSLLQPLVHERDTYLAWSLKRSKAVNKSKSVVGVIGRGHMNGVIYALVSDQGDLRFRDLVGQRPFGDGSNGWIKTILKSLIRDTVIGIIAWVLFEQLKTALL; encoded by the exons ATGTATGTTTCTGATGATGATGAGCGCCTCCCGCTTTTGAGGTCAAATATGTTCTCTTTGAGTGGGGCAAGGTTCTGGGGGGCAATCGGTCGCAGCATAAATTTGG GGGGCCAAACTGCTCTTGCTTTACGGTTGCTTCTGGCagttttttcttcaaaaatctcTTCCAATTCCAACCGGCCTTTTGGAGATGAG TTTCGTGCTGCTCGGAGATCATCTGAAGAGATTGGAGCTCAAATAGTATTGGGGGATCGGCCAATTGAAATAACT CTAGGAAGGGCTTGGAGCTCTCTCAAATGGAGTGAGAAACTAAGTTTGGTTCTCTCAATTCTTCGAGGCATAAGTTCTCCATCATTAGATGCCTCTGGGAGCAATTTGAAG GACCAGGAAATGGAGGGAAGCCCATTTCAGTTGTACGAGTTGCTAAGCTTTTCATATCCCTCACTGCTGCAGCCTCTTGTACATGAGCGCGACACG TACCTTGCATGGTCTCTGAAGAGGAGCAAAGCTGTAAATAAAAGCAAGAGCGTGGTTGGGGTCATCGGAAGAGGCCACATGAATGGAGTCATATATGCATTAGTGTCAGATCAAGGAGACTTGCGCTTTCGCGATCTTGTTGGTCAGAGGCCATTTGGTGATGGTTCTAATGGCTGGATCAAGACCATTCTCAAAAGTTTAATTCGAGACACTGTGATAGGCATCATCGCTTGGGTACTCTTTGAACAGCTCAAGACTGCACTATTATAG
- the LOC131248489 gene encoding uncharacterized protein LOC131248489 isoform X2, with the protein MEILTSPSPLFPFLKSPSNSPTHSTLKVSRVSIKSPPPEFDYRSEIGDNTRSAVAAMHPELLDLVEKGRLVLIEKRRFGPVPSWRNAFVEPEAIWLVGTSHISEESAADVERVVRAVRPESVVVELCRSRAGIMYVSDDDERLPLLRSNMFSLSGARFWGAIGRSINLGGQTALALRLLLAVFSSKISSNSNRPFGDEFRAARRSSEEIGAQIVLGDRPIEITLGRAWSSLKWSEKLSLVLSILRGISSPSLDASGSNLKDQEMEGSPFQLYELLSFSYPSLLQPLVHERDTYLAWSLKRSKAVNKSKSVVGVIGRGHMNGVIYALVSDQGDLRFRDLVGQRPFGDGSNGWIKTILKSLIRDTVIGIIAWVLFEQLKTALL; encoded by the exons ATGGAAATCCTTACGTCTCCTTCTCCTCTTTTCCCCTTCCTCAAATCCCCCTCCAATTCACCAACGCACTCAACCCTAAAAGTTTCTAGGGTTTCCATAAAGTCACCTCCTCCGGAATTCGACTACAGGTCTGAGATCGGCGACAACACTCGTTCCGCTGTCGCTGCGATGCATCCAGAGCTGCTGGATCTGGTCGAGAAGGGGAGATTGGTCCTGATCGAGAAGCGACGGTTCGGCCCCGTCCCTAGCTGGAGGAATGCGTTTGTCGAGCCTGAGGCAATCTGGTTGGTCGGGACTTCCCACATATCGGAAGAATCTGCTGCCGATGTCGAGCGTGTCGTGAGGGCGGTGAGGCCAGAGAGCGTTGTTGTGGAGCTTTGCCGAAGCAG AGCTGGGATAATGTATGTTTCTGATGATGATGAGCGCCTCCCGCTTTTGAGGTCAAATATGTTCTCTTTGAGTGGGGCAAGGTTCTGGGGGGCAATCGGTCGCAGCATAAATTTGG GGGGCCAAACTGCTCTTGCTTTACGGTTGCTTCTGGCagttttttcttcaaaaatctcTTCCAATTCCAACCGGCCTTTTGGAGATGAG TTTCGTGCTGCTCGGAGATCATCTGAAGAGATTGGAGCTCAAATAGTATTGGGGGATCGGCCAATTGAAATAACT CTAGGAAGGGCTTGGAGCTCTCTCAAATGGAGTGAGAAACTAAGTTTGGTTCTCTCAATTCTTCGAGGCATAAGTTCTCCATCATTAGATGCCTCTGGGAGCAATTTGAAG GACCAGGAAATGGAGGGAAGCCCATTTCAGTTGTACGAGTTGCTAAGCTTTTCATATCCCTCACTGCTGCAGCCTCTTGTACATGAGCGCGACACG TACCTTGCATGGTCTCTGAAGAGGAGCAAAGCTGTAAATAAAAGCAAGAGCGTGGTTGGGGTCATCGGAAGAGGCCACATGAATGGAGTCATATATGCATTAGTGTCAGATCAAGGAGACTTGCGCTTTCGCGATCTTGTTGGTCAGAGGCCATTTGGTGATGGTTCTAATGGCTGGATCAAGACCATTCTCAAAAGTTTAATTCGAGACACTGTGATAGGCATCATCGCTTGGGTACTCTTTGAACAGCTCAAGACTGCACTATTATAG
- the LOC131248489 gene encoding uncharacterized protein LOC131248489 isoform X4 produces MEILTSPSPLFPFLKSPSNSPTHSTLKVSRVSIKSPPPEFDYRSEIGDNTRSAVAAMHPELLDLVEKGRLVLIEKRRFGPVPSWRNAFVEPEAIWLVGTSHISEESAADVERVVRAVRPESVVVELCRSRAGIMYVSDDDERLPLLRSNMFSLSGARFWGAIGRSINLGGQTALALRLLLAVFSSKISSNSNRPFGDEFRAARRSSEEIGAQIVLGDRPIEITVYIFIHVLGRAWSSLKWSEKLSLVLSILRGISSPSLDASGSNLKYLAWSLKRSKAVNKSKSVVGVIGRGHMNGVIYALVSDQGDLRFRDLVGQRPFGDGSNGWIKTILKSLIRDTVIGIIAWVLFEQLKTALL; encoded by the exons ATGGAAATCCTTACGTCTCCTTCTCCTCTTTTCCCCTTCCTCAAATCCCCCTCCAATTCACCAACGCACTCAACCCTAAAAGTTTCTAGGGTTTCCATAAAGTCACCTCCTCCGGAATTCGACTACAGGTCTGAGATCGGCGACAACACTCGTTCCGCTGTCGCTGCGATGCATCCAGAGCTGCTGGATCTGGTCGAGAAGGGGAGATTGGTCCTGATCGAGAAGCGACGGTTCGGCCCCGTCCCTAGCTGGAGGAATGCGTTTGTCGAGCCTGAGGCAATCTGGTTGGTCGGGACTTCCCACATATCGGAAGAATCTGCTGCCGATGTCGAGCGTGTCGTGAGGGCGGTGAGGCCAGAGAGCGTTGTTGTGGAGCTTTGCCGAAGCAG AGCTGGGATAATGTATGTTTCTGATGATGATGAGCGCCTCCCGCTTTTGAGGTCAAATATGTTCTCTTTGAGTGGGGCAAGGTTCTGGGGGGCAATCGGTCGCAGCATAAATTTGG GGGGCCAAACTGCTCTTGCTTTACGGTTGCTTCTGGCagttttttcttcaaaaatctcTTCCAATTCCAACCGGCCTTTTGGAGATGAG TTTCGTGCTGCTCGGAGATCATCTGAAGAGATTGGAGCTCAAATAGTATTGGGGGATCGGCCAATTGAAATAACTGtatacatttttattcatgtg CTAGGAAGGGCTTGGAGCTCTCTCAAATGGAGTGAGAAACTAAGTTTGGTTCTCTCAATTCTTCGAGGCATAAGTTCTCCATCATTAGATGCCTCTGGGAGCAATTTGAAG TACCTTGCATGGTCTCTGAAGAGGAGCAAAGCTGTAAATAAAAGCAAGAGCGTGGTTGGGGTCATCGGAAGAGGCCACATGAATGGAGTCATATATGCATTAGTGTCAGATCAAGGAGACTTGCGCTTTCGCGATCTTGTTGGTCAGAGGCCATTTGGTGATGGTTCTAATGGCTGGATCAAGACCATTCTCAAAAGTTTAATTCGAGACACTGTGATAGGCATCATCGCTTGGGTACTCTTTGAACAGCTCAAGACTGCACTATTATAG
- the LOC131248489 gene encoding uncharacterized protein LOC131248489 isoform X3 produces the protein MEILTSPSPLFPFLKSPSNSPTHSTLKVSRVSIKSPPPEFDYRSEIGDNTRSAVAAMHPELLDLVEKGRLVLIEKRRFGPVPSWRNAFVEPEAIWLVGTSHISEESAADVERVVRAVRPESVVVELCRSRAGIMYVSDDDERLPLLRSNMFSLSGARFWGAIGRSINLGGQTALALRLLLAVFSSKISSNSNRPFGDELGRAWSSLKWSEKLSLVLSILRGISSPSLDASGSNLKDQEMEGSPFQLYELLSFSYPSLLQPLVHERDTYLAWSLKRSKAVNKSKSVVGVIGRGHMNGVIYALVSDQGDLRFRDLVGQRPFGDGSNGWIKTILKSLIRDTVIGIIAWVLFEQLKTALL, from the exons ATGGAAATCCTTACGTCTCCTTCTCCTCTTTTCCCCTTCCTCAAATCCCCCTCCAATTCACCAACGCACTCAACCCTAAAAGTTTCTAGGGTTTCCATAAAGTCACCTCCTCCGGAATTCGACTACAGGTCTGAGATCGGCGACAACACTCGTTCCGCTGTCGCTGCGATGCATCCAGAGCTGCTGGATCTGGTCGAGAAGGGGAGATTGGTCCTGATCGAGAAGCGACGGTTCGGCCCCGTCCCTAGCTGGAGGAATGCGTTTGTCGAGCCTGAGGCAATCTGGTTGGTCGGGACTTCCCACATATCGGAAGAATCTGCTGCCGATGTCGAGCGTGTCGTGAGGGCGGTGAGGCCAGAGAGCGTTGTTGTGGAGCTTTGCCGAAGCAG AGCTGGGATAATGTATGTTTCTGATGATGATGAGCGCCTCCCGCTTTTGAGGTCAAATATGTTCTCTTTGAGTGGGGCAAGGTTCTGGGGGGCAATCGGTCGCAGCATAAATTTGG GGGGCCAAACTGCTCTTGCTTTACGGTTGCTTCTGGCagttttttcttcaaaaatctcTTCCAATTCCAACCGGCCTTTTGGAGATGAG CTAGGAAGGGCTTGGAGCTCTCTCAAATGGAGTGAGAAACTAAGTTTGGTTCTCTCAATTCTTCGAGGCATAAGTTCTCCATCATTAGATGCCTCTGGGAGCAATTTGAAG GACCAGGAAATGGAGGGAAGCCCATTTCAGTTGTACGAGTTGCTAAGCTTTTCATATCCCTCACTGCTGCAGCCTCTTGTACATGAGCGCGACACG TACCTTGCATGGTCTCTGAAGAGGAGCAAAGCTGTAAATAAAAGCAAGAGCGTGGTTGGGGTCATCGGAAGAGGCCACATGAATGGAGTCATATATGCATTAGTGTCAGATCAAGGAGACTTGCGCTTTCGCGATCTTGTTGGTCAGAGGCCATTTGGTGATGGTTCTAATGGCTGGATCAAGACCATTCTCAAAAGTTTAATTCGAGACACTGTGATAGGCATCATCGCTTGGGTACTCTTTGAACAGCTCAAGACTGCACTATTATAG
- the LOC131248489 gene encoding uncharacterized protein LOC131248489 isoform X1 encodes MEILTSPSPLFPFLKSPSNSPTHSTLKVSRVSIKSPPPEFDYRSEIGDNTRSAVAAMHPELLDLVEKGRLVLIEKRRFGPVPSWRNAFVEPEAIWLVGTSHISEESAADVERVVRAVRPESVVVELCRSRAGIMYVSDDDERLPLLRSNMFSLSGARFWGAIGRSINLGGQTALALRLLLAVFSSKISSNSNRPFGDEFRAARRSSEEIGAQIVLGDRPIEITVYIFIHVLGRAWSSLKWSEKLSLVLSILRGISSPSLDASGSNLKDQEMEGSPFQLYELLSFSYPSLLQPLVHERDTYLAWSLKRSKAVNKSKSVVGVIGRGHMNGVIYALVSDQGDLRFRDLVGQRPFGDGSNGWIKTILKSLIRDTVIGIIAWVLFEQLKTALL; translated from the exons ATGGAAATCCTTACGTCTCCTTCTCCTCTTTTCCCCTTCCTCAAATCCCCCTCCAATTCACCAACGCACTCAACCCTAAAAGTTTCTAGGGTTTCCATAAAGTCACCTCCTCCGGAATTCGACTACAGGTCTGAGATCGGCGACAACACTCGTTCCGCTGTCGCTGCGATGCATCCAGAGCTGCTGGATCTGGTCGAGAAGGGGAGATTGGTCCTGATCGAGAAGCGACGGTTCGGCCCCGTCCCTAGCTGGAGGAATGCGTTTGTCGAGCCTGAGGCAATCTGGTTGGTCGGGACTTCCCACATATCGGAAGAATCTGCTGCCGATGTCGAGCGTGTCGTGAGGGCGGTGAGGCCAGAGAGCGTTGTTGTGGAGCTTTGCCGAAGCAG AGCTGGGATAATGTATGTTTCTGATGATGATGAGCGCCTCCCGCTTTTGAGGTCAAATATGTTCTCTTTGAGTGGGGCAAGGTTCTGGGGGGCAATCGGTCGCAGCATAAATTTGG GGGGCCAAACTGCTCTTGCTTTACGGTTGCTTCTGGCagttttttcttcaaaaatctcTTCCAATTCCAACCGGCCTTTTGGAGATGAG TTTCGTGCTGCTCGGAGATCATCTGAAGAGATTGGAGCTCAAATAGTATTGGGGGATCGGCCAATTGAAATAACTGtatacatttttattcatgtg CTAGGAAGGGCTTGGAGCTCTCTCAAATGGAGTGAGAAACTAAGTTTGGTTCTCTCAATTCTTCGAGGCATAAGTTCTCCATCATTAGATGCCTCTGGGAGCAATTTGAAG GACCAGGAAATGGAGGGAAGCCCATTTCAGTTGTACGAGTTGCTAAGCTTTTCATATCCCTCACTGCTGCAGCCTCTTGTACATGAGCGCGACACG TACCTTGCATGGTCTCTGAAGAGGAGCAAAGCTGTAAATAAAAGCAAGAGCGTGGTTGGGGTCATCGGAAGAGGCCACATGAATGGAGTCATATATGCATTAGTGTCAGATCAAGGAGACTTGCGCTTTCGCGATCTTGTTGGTCAGAGGCCATTTGGTGATGGTTCTAATGGCTGGATCAAGACCATTCTCAAAAGTTTAATTCGAGACACTGTGATAGGCATCATCGCTTGGGTACTCTTTGAACAGCTCAAGACTGCACTATTATAG